AGCGAAGGGGGTTGTTTGAAGTAACAGAAATGCACCGTTTTGTCGGAGGGGGGGGTTGGAGATGTGATGATATAAGGAGAAAGAGGATACATTATGAAAGTATAATCTAATaactatatttttcatttatattacatATTTCAGTTTTTGTATTTAAgacagatagaaagaaagaaagaaagaaagaaagaaagaaagaaagaaagaaagaaagaaagaaagaaagaaagaaagaaagaaagaaagaaagaaagaaagaaagaaagaaagaaagaaagaaagaaagaaagaaagaaagaaagaaaggaaggaagcaaggaatgaaagaaagaaagaaggaaagaaagaaagaaagaaagaaagtaaaaaagaaagaaagagagaaagaaagaaagaaagaaagagagaaagaaagaaagaaagaaaaggaaaaagaattaTCGTAAGCGAGAACGGGACACCATACGAAGAGACAGAATAAGGAAGcgacagaaaaaagaagaaaaaaaaccggCGTCCTCGTACAACTCATTCTCAATGTAATGAGGTTATGAATTGAGTAACCCACCATCACAACAACCTTTGTAATTATTACCATCAATATTATGCGTCATATGGGGCTATAGCGTCTCAGAATGGCTTcttcgaagaaaaaaaatgcttcttccaCCCCGCCCCTCATTTTATATCTCAAATTATTCACGTTCAAGTATACTGCTCTGCCAGAcaataaacatgaaaagaacaaagaattAAGTGAAATCAGCAGAGaggagcaagaaaaaaaatgtattcttccttttttattgatttgcaATGCCACTCGCGtgtgatttatttctttttattaattagaCTGGGTTATAAATGGATGGTGCTACGCTAAAAGGAGATGAAAGGGGGCTATGTTTTGAAGAGCAGGCATTATGATGCAAAAATCGTGGGAGGAGTGGTTTagaggagagaaagagggagagagggggagaaatgTCGTTGAATCTAATTACTTGTTATAATTTAAAGTGTGTTtgctcattcactttgcacaaaTACCAAACTATGACTTTTAACTTTCCCTTCATTTATCAAGTCTTCAGCGCATGCGCCATGAAACTCTTCAGCGAACTCCGCCCAATGGACGAGGAGAGTTGCGAGAAGAGCGTCGACAGACCACGCCCACGGAACACGAGACCACCGAACAATTGACCAATCAGCGCGCGGCTCCGCACTCTGCCAATCACGGCTGCCTTACTTCTCGGAGTCTGATGTTGACACCAGTCCCAAAGGTGCGGTTTTGCGTTAGTGGCGGTCATAAAGCAGATCGCATTGATTACTCACGGTCATACATAATCACTCTCCTAATAGGTCTGGACAGGGAATGATCATCGATATATTTTCATCTTGATTGGCCGCCTAGGATAGAAGTTGATAGCTCCTGTGGTCGTTATTTACAACTAttggatttgatttgatttgattcgaTCGTATGACTGCGCTGGGAGCAAGTAACCGCCCTGCTATGCCGGGTGAAGTTCCGTACACCTTTGCGCCGACGCTTCCCGCCATGTCTGGCCTACCACATCCCGGTGGGCTACCACTACCGCATCTCATGCGGAGACTCGAACCACGGGTTGACGCTTCAGAGGAGAAGTCCTTTTTCTCAGGGGTCCTCGCCCCGACTCCAATGTACCAAGGAATTTTCCGGCAACACCTAGCAACGGCACCACAACCAGTATCCAACACAGCATCATCTCCGCTGGAAACGCCACCACCAGCACCACCGCAACCCCTTGCAGGTGGCATCGCGAACTCTACAACATCGTTTCTTGTTAAGGATATTCTGTCCAGTAGGGCACCAATCCACAAACCCATTCCCCGCCACCCGGCCTCTTGTACGACGTGCAACTGCCTCCGTCAACAAAAGGACCAACTAACACTCAACAGTTCTCCCAACggtaacaacaacaataataacaacaataaccaAACTTCACAGCAGCAAGAACACTcgcatcactaccatcatcatcaccatcatcctcacgGTGATCGTTCGTCTTCGTCACCACCACATCCATCTCTCCCTCCGCCATCGatttcctcatcatcatcgacatcatcGTCGCAATCGCATAATCACGTTTCCTCATCATCGAGCACGCAGTCGCACCATCAGCTCCCCTTACCTCTGACATCGTCATTTCACCCCGCCCATCATCATACCCCTCATCGTCTTCCTCTCCATCATGGCGGTCATCATCGACATCAGATACCAAGCCCCGGCAGCTCGCCGGGGGCAAACAGCCACCACCAGCCTCCGCAACCAGCATCAGCTTCCAGCCTCTTGAAATTCGGCGTAAATTCTTTGCTGTCCCCTCATAGTCTGTCACCACATGGTAAGTTTGACCAAAAtcgttatttttattaatttttttttttactaatataACGTAAGTTTTGTAATATCGtaatttttattagaaataaGTGTAATGCTGCAATCATATCAACGGAGCTGACTTCAAACCGACCGACGCTATTTCATAAGAAATAACGTGAAAGTTGATTTCGGTCTGGAATCGGTTTCGCGGGTTAGACTGCGATGTTTGAATTGACTTGATCGTGTTGATTGTGAGATACTTGGATcttgttttgattttgattttttttccccctctccTAATTCATCTCTGTTTCATTTGTGTTTCACGGGCACAGACGAATAGGTCAAAAATCTGACAAGTTTGACTATATTTGTTGCCTCTTGCTTGTCAATGGATTGCTGTCAATTTTGAGATTGAAATGGGGATTAaagtattggggggggggttcgatATTGGAATGTAAAGCGGGGTTGGCAAAGCAATACGCCGTCCCCTCCTCGAAATTGCTTGGGATCGGAAGAATATTATCGAATGAATCTACGAAATGGTGGTTTGCCCAAAGATGATGTCAAATTTTAGATTGTCAATGTGAATGATGAATGATGACTATAaaacatatgattttttttttattctttacttTACATTGTATATTCAATGTATGTTGATTTTTGGTTCTTAGAGACGTCATCATAaagataatcatgatgatgacgtCACTGTTATCTGTCGATGACGatatggaggaggaggaggataatgatcatcaccgtcatcatatatcagtatcatcatcatcatcatcataatatttatcatcatcatcattatcatcatatttatcatcattatcatcatcatcaccatcattatcatctttgtcatcatcatcatatttatcattattatcatcatcatcatcatcattatcatctttgtcatcatcatcatatttatcattatcatcatcatcattattattattatcatcattgtcatcatcatcatcatcatcatatttatcattatcatcatcatcatcatcattttatcattatttctataaCCAGTTGGTGTACCAATATGTCAATACacaataaaaatacatcatAGAGATTTGATGTAACACCAAATAGTGCTGAAATAGCAAACAGTATACATGGTATAAATTATGTCAAAACGAAACCGCTGGGTGTTGACCTAACACCGCAAATTTAGCGCAAGCAGTTTGAAATCCTTACTTTGGTGCTTTGTTAACACTGATGCTGATGGTGTAGTTTTATCCAGGGACGGCACCATGCAGTGGGATTTATTTAGTCCAATGCCGATTCGTCCAATTACGAATTCGTCTATACTATCATTTGGGCCACCATTATTAGTTCGTCTACTATCCAAAGGTTTAATTACCATTTCGTCCACTTACCATTTCGTATAACAGGTATAATAATCAATTATTCCaatagccattcagtccatatatcatttggtctaattggacttgGTGTTAATTGGTagaaatgaatggaaagaaagaggctattagaccaattggttatgagacgaaatggtcatagacaaactGATCATTAaacgaagtgattattggaccaaattgttattggaccaaatggttgttagacgaaatgttgatggacggaatggtattagactaaatgaagataGACCACGTGATGAGTGGGCGTTTTGGCaatagacaaattggcaatttacccccccccccccaccatcatCCCCTCTCTTTTTCAAGTATTGAAAAACAAAGCTAAAttgagaagaaaggaaagagataATAAACGAAAGTATAAAGTTGAAGTCGATAGTCAAAGATGTCGGTATGAATATGTCAATCAGTAAGCAATACGCTAAGTTGTCGATGAGGGcgacatttaaaaaatagtgCAGAACGTTGCCTTCGTCAGTTCGTTATTTTGTTCAGAGATGGATGGTTAATGTACTTTATTCTTTCCtcgttcttttctttctatcccATAGTCATGATGAGTAAAGAcatattcttcttcttcgtcttcttctcctcctcctcttcctcctcctcctctttcttcttcttcttctttttttcttcttcttcgtcttttattatcttctccttcttcttctttttttcattcttctcaACCTCTTCCACctccttcttattcttctttcaTCATTCGtttattcctttcttttatctttccttctttgttttctCTCCCATTTTGTTAACGCATTCAGTCACAACCATTAGTGTACATACTTACACATCAGGTAGACAAGAATTCAAAATCAGTCAAAGTTTGATTAATAAGTTCAATTCAGGGGCACTTTCTTGGCCCATCCCTGCAGTACTTATGCTTGATCATATTGATGACGTATTATTTCTAAAGTGGCTATGAATATATGAGCAGGTTCGCTCACATATAAACACCAATTTCATGATCGTTGGGGGGGCCTAAAGCATGCTTTCAAACATGTCCACTTATTGCGTTTCTGGCACACTCCAACAcaaattctctctttttttaaagaaaattcaatAATTGCTTAAGCTTTGACTACATGGTATCATGGATTTACTTAACAACCCTTTGCAATTTCTGAcaacttgagaaaaaaaatccaaaaaggTAAATAGTTTTGGGGTGTGTGCACACTAAAGAAAAGTCAATATAGAAATCCTCAAGGGCTCATCACGATCAGCCTTTTGTTTAGGTGATATAGAATAGGTAAAGAAGtgttgaaaatttgtttaagtTTTCTATAGAGGTATAAGATCTTCTTTTGTAATACGCACGCGCTATTGTTGGCAGCCATTTTATTAGTTTGCCCACACATTTTAAGAGACAGTTCCTCTCCTTTATTGGGGAAAAAAGGTAGAGAAATATCATACAAGCATgacattgaaattttaacaaaatatgaataaagatttgatGCATTCGAAAACTGTCCAAGTTTTGCTTTGCTCCACAtaacatttttgaaatgttTTGTTAGGCAAAGtaaaacttaaaggagaatgaaactcttggagcaagttagcttttgtgaaagcagaaaaatcaaagaataagatcaacaaaagtttgagtaaaataggactagcaatagaagagttatgagcatttgaatgtcgagatcactaatgttatggagatcctcccattggcaatgcgaccaagatctatgatgtcacagatgaacaactctccccttttggacactgaaaatataccccaaaacatctctttttgctcattctaatcatatgacaaacaattcatcaatgatataatgttgtgaaacctctgtacttgtcctctcataaagaggacacctcaccttgtgatagactctataaaagtgagaatataattgaaataagtactaaagtaatgagggagttgtacgtgtgtgacatcacagatcttggtcgcattgccaatgggaggatctacatggcattagtgatctcaatattcaaacgctcataactttcttattattcattcaatcttcctcaaactttcaacattatgtttctttgatttttgtctttgatatggattcagctggtttcaagggtttcattctcctttaagttttcGTTTAAGGGGCTAATCAAAGCGAATACCAACTTGGAAATCATGACGAATCAAACGGATGAACACTATTGATaatgtaatgaaaaatattcGGCAAATTGTCCTTAATATTCTTTTAACAATTACTAAGCTTCcgcattatatattatattttttcctaAAGCCTGTCTCACACTGTGCGATCCGATGCGACACGATTTTGCaataaatatgaaagttccaagaagtaaaattattttatttaaagtttgGCATGATGTTAGAAATactgaaatcatatttttactttgcggcaagccctgagtaaagtccaaatcggcttcaagtcgcagccgatgattacgatttggaatttaatttgtttttattcattcagggagGGTCTAACTagactgaatttcgatttcagtagtcctactaCTATTCTAAACTCGTGATATTTTATTAGTTGGAAtatccaaataaaaaattatcacaatttatttaaaattcgGATCGCCAAAACCACCCTCCTTTCAAGtcaatatgatttgaaattaacTCTGCAGAATTAATAAGTTAATAACCTTCTTTTACCAAAACGTCAGCAGATGAAAAATcaacattgattgattgatttgatttatttatttatttccgtttcacaattgtacataatatgataaacataacataacaaggtcgaaaatactacaagacaaaatataatatatataacataatcatagatttaaggaacacaattcagTAAACAAAGATATCTCgaatgacatttgtatttaaaagtaaaacggagggacttgccgaaaaaaagcaaagcttgtacaagaGGCAAGCCCCTATCTTaattacattacaaaattacaacaaataaatattgggtatatatgataattttgtttaaaagtaaatacaaacaatttttgtgCACTTGATAAAAATCTCTGCACTTGCATGCAGAGTTAACTATAAAAGTATGGaataaaactattaaaaaaaagtgaatctGCAAAATTAGTGAAAGATTTTGATGGACGTTTCAGGCAAGAAGATTAAAATACCAGTGGAATTTGATGAGGATATCATGACCCTTCTCTTCTTACTATGTAAACGTTATGACGTGACAGGAGTTTGTTTTTATCACGCCCAGGAGTTTACagaaaattgataaattggTGTTTAAATCACGTAAATCATACTTGGATTTATATATACGTTATAGGTTAACACAGGCCGTTGTGAAATCAGTTTTTGTTCGCCAGCCCTTGTTGAAAAAAGTGTTATGGGTAACGATTGTGAGGTGATCACTTTATTTCTTTGCACTGGAGTTTGTTCTCAGCTGCCGggtcttttttttacatacccGAATGCTAAAGTTACATCAAACGAAACTAACCCCACGGGACCCCATTACATGAAAGTTactattatattatattatattatattatattatattatattatattatattatattatattatattatattatattatattatattatattatattatattatattatattatattgtattatattatattatattatattatatcatattatattatattatattatattatattatattatattatattatattatattatattatattatattatattatatcatatcatatcatatcatattatattatattatattacattacataacatcatataatatcatatcatattacattatattatattgtatattttatgttatattattttatatttactttGCCATCAATGGtagctaccatggtaacgcttaCACAATGCTTATCAGCCAATTAGAATCAAGGATTCAGGGAAGTTACTATTGAATGGTaaagttattataataataactctTCTGCAACGGTGTCCATGGGCCAATAAAAACTATTGCGTTGTCAGGTTCTTTCGAATGGTTATATCATCGGTTGGTCCGGAGACGGCGCGCCGTCGTAGGTTTGTGGTAAAAAATTATGTCTGTTGGTTAAAATGCAATTGTTTTGTGGTATCAGTgttgtttttaatttatttgttagcAAAATTGTAATTGATTATGCAAATATACTACTTAATCATAATGCGGGCAGGGCCATTGTGTGAACTCATACCCCTTTCAGTAACTCGCTGATCCGGACCAGTCTAGGACTAAGTCGTTAAGTTTTTAGTTTATGAATGTTGAGGGTTATTTACGCTGCCTTTATCACCACCAGACCAGCACCAGGCAGGCGTGCCcaagtttttttattattatttattctccgaaattcacaataaaaaatataagtgTACACATGAACATataaaagcaatatataaaaataacaagaaCAAGCATATACAAAGAAACaacaatatatataacaaaGAGACTTGAGAATAGTGAAATCGGAAGGGATCAGCTCTGCTCATAGACAGTACTTTTCTTGCATGGGGTCCAAGGATTAAAACACAAGTAATAAAGAAAAGTCTTACAAAAATCTCTTAGAACAAAAGGGGAAATGGGTGATGGTAAAAGTAGCACCGGCTCTGCTACTGGACGCGATGGTGCGGACTAGTTTTAGCGCGGTCCTGGTGCGGAGCaaaaattcataatttaatgGAAACCATGGTAACAGACACTCTACCCTGtgtaaataatatacaaataaatgaacataaataaggaaaaaaatatttcaagcaAGAAGTATGAtagaatatttatatttattattatcattattattgtaattattgttgttgttatttcgCAGTTAGTCCAGTATGCACATCTAGCATCGGACACAGTGCTTTCAGCGACCTAAGGCCAGTGATCGCATCATTAGGGACGCTCCATAGAAGCTTTTATGAAAACTCCCTTCATCAATCTCCAACATCCGCTCCAAGAAATCCATTTCTTCAAGGTAAGATTAAAACGGTGGCAttgacctgggccccgtcttacaaagagttacgattgatccaatcaatcgtaactctatggaaatccatcataaaTTTGTCTATAGGAAATTTGTAAATATCCTTTGTatacaaaggagaacacaccaaattgtcaagaaatcaatgaatttaggATATACATTCAGATCtagattttttatttaacaaacatgcattttatatgttgactttgctgactttccatagttacgataggtcggatcaatcgcaactctttgtaagatggggcccctGGTTGAAGAGATGTTAATGTTGATGGTATTGGTGGTTgcgatgatggtagtggtagcATTGATGGTGGTCGTAGTGAtggtacacagcaaaaactgtggtgttaattggtgtacatagaggaccacaccagttattttacaccggtgttaaattgacagtgttagtttaacacctacatgtgttattacaacacctttggttgtcaCATCAACAccctttggtgttatgttcaatccctagggtgtaattttaacacctcagggtgtggtcctctattaacaccaactggtgtcagtctTAACAcctcatttttttacagtgtagtggTGATTGAAGTGTTCCAGCTACtagcagtggtggtggtggttattACTGCAGTGAAAACCCAGTTTATCAATCCCTAACAGCATCAGATCCAAGAAATCCGTTCCTTCATGGAGGTGGTGGTGTTGAGGATAGGATTTATGGTTATGGTGTTGTTAGTGGTGGTGgttttggtggtggtggtggtggtgccgATGGGGGTAGTGGTTTTAGCAGTGGTCTGTGGTTGCGGTATTGGTTGTggatggtgataatgacgatgtaagatggtggtggtggtgatggtagtggtggcggtggtggtgatggtagttgtgatggtggtggtggtgaaagTAGGTGTCAATAaccatgatgatgacaatgatgtgtTGGTGTTGATTGTGGTGGAGCTACTAAGATGTGGTACATGTGGTactgataatggtggtgatgatgccgaggatgaggaggaggatgatgaggatagttatgatgatgatgtatgCCAAGTGTACTAAGTATACACAAAAGGGAAGTAAAAACTTAAAACTCATGtaatttattaaatttatatttttttccttttctcactATCTCCTAAATATCATTCTCATCCACAGTGCCGCCATCATCTGTTATTCCCGTACCGGGTACGTTCCCCTGGCCCGGTGCAGCCCGAGGGAAGCCCCGTCGCGGTATGCTCAGGAGAGCTGTCTTCTCCGACGCTCAGAGAAAAGGGCTTGAAAAGCGTTTCCAGCAACAGAAGTACATCAGTAAACCGGACAGAAAGAAACTGGCAGCAAAACTTGGTCTTAAGGATTCAcaggtatttttttcaattgtggttttattattattttttccgtttttttttactttttgtttattctattttatttttattattattttttttgggg
This Lytechinus pictus isolate F3 Inbred chromosome 9, Lp3.0, whole genome shotgun sequence DNA region includes the following protein-coding sequences:
- the LOC129268654 gene encoding homeobox protein DBX1-like; translated protein: MTALGASNRPAMPGEVPYTFAPTLPAMSGLPHPGGLPLPHLMRRLEPRVDASEEKSFFSGVLAPTPMYQGIFRQHLATAPQPVSNTASSPLETPPPAPPQPLAGGIANSTTSFLVKDILSSRAPIHKPIPRHPASCTTCNCLRQQKDQLTLNSSPNGNNNNNNNNNQTSQQQEHSHHYHHHHHHPHGDRSSSSPPHPSLPPPSISSSSSTSSSQSHNHVSSSSSTQSHHQLPLPLTSSFHPAHHHTPHRLPLHHGGHHRHQIPSPGSSPGANSHHQPPQPASASSLLKFGVNSLLSPHSLSPHVSPVCTSSIGHSAFSDLRPVIASLGTLHRSFYENSLHQSPTSAPRNPFLQVPPSSVIPVPGTFPWPGAARGKPRRGMLRRAVFSDAQRKGLEKRFQQQKYISKPDRKKLAAKLGLKDSQVKIWFQNRRMKWRNSKERELLSAGGSRESTLPNRSNPNPDLSDVGQACNAMLMDNPDCESDSEKELMETPSPCGSPSHPQHLARPTHAQEELLMPTMHGHYLHHTEYGVDDERKIPEFSEVGDSDNEIDID